The proteins below come from a single Lates calcarifer isolate ASB-BC8 linkage group LG11, TLL_Latcal_v3, whole genome shotgun sequence genomic window:
- the nol12 gene encoding nucleolar protein 12 isoform X1: MKNTKKHNNVSKKAKFKPGSKKRENKCIVMFDDKDRQDYLTGFHKRKVERRKAAVAEIRKKIKEEQIRVREERHKEYMKMLKERTEALEENEDDLEDAITSTTESVQYDHPNHTVTVTTISDLDLTGVHLLGPLANQANGESKDEEKGEEEEEKRNAMPRKAGNPIMNKKIRSLTASLSTYTSKRKRKGKQEGRGGRGRPSDKRPGATQIKKKSGRTSKWQRRRQTGKRVHHQD; encoded by the exons atgaaaaacacaaaaaagcacaaCAATGTGTCGAAAAAGGCGAAATTCAAGCCGGGGTcgaagaaaagagaaaacaaatgcatCGTTATGTTTGACgacaaagacagaca GGACTACCTTACTGGTTTCCATAAGCGAAAAGTGGAAAGGAGgaaagcagcagtggcagaaATTCGAAAGAAAATCAAGGAAGAGCAAATAAGAGTCAGAGAAGAG AGGCATAAGGaatatatgaaaatgttgaaGGAGAGGACCGAAGCTTTAG aagaaaatgaagatgatCTTGAAGATGCGATAACAAGTACGACAGAGTCTGTACAGTACGATCACCCCAATCATACTGTCACCGTGACAACCATCAGTGATCTTGACCTCACTGGGGTTCACCTACTTGGCCCTTTAGCAAATCAG GCTAATGGGGAGAGCAAGGATgaagaaaagggggaggaagaggaggagaaaagaaacgCAATGCCAAGAAAAGCTGGAAACCCAATCATGAACAAAAA GATCCGCTCCCTAACGGCGTCGCTCAGCACTTACACCAGCAAGCGGAAGAGGAAAGGGAAACAGGAAGGCCGAGGAGGACGAGGGCGTCCATCAGACAAGAGACCTGGTGCTACACAGATTAAAAAGAAATCCGGGAGGACCAGCAAGTGGCAGAGACGCAGACAGACTGGAAAGAGGGTGCATCATCAGGActga
- the nol12 gene encoding nucleolar protein 12 isoform X2 yields MKNTKKHNNVSKKAKFKPGSKKRENKCIVMFDDKDRQDYLTGFHKRKVERRKAAVAEIRKKIKEEQIRVREERHKEYMKMLKERTEALENEDDLEDAITSTTESVQYDHPNHTVTVTTISDLDLTGVHLLGPLANQANGESKDEEKGEEEEEKRNAMPRKAGNPIMNKKIRSLTASLSTYTSKRKRKGKQEGRGGRGRPSDKRPGATQIKKKSGRTSKWQRRRQTGKRVHHQD; encoded by the exons atgaaaaacacaaaaaagcacaaCAATGTGTCGAAAAAGGCGAAATTCAAGCCGGGGTcgaagaaaagagaaaacaaatgcatCGTTATGTTTGACgacaaagacagaca GGACTACCTTACTGGTTTCCATAAGCGAAAAGTGGAAAGGAGgaaagcagcagtggcagaaATTCGAAAGAAAATCAAGGAAGAGCAAATAAGAGTCAGAGAAGAG AGGCATAAGGaatatatgaaaatgttgaaGGAGAGGACCGAAGCTTTAG aaaatgaagatgatCTTGAAGATGCGATAACAAGTACGACAGAGTCTGTACAGTACGATCACCCCAATCATACTGTCACCGTGACAACCATCAGTGATCTTGACCTCACTGGGGTTCACCTACTTGGCCCTTTAGCAAATCAG GCTAATGGGGAGAGCAAGGATgaagaaaagggggaggaagaggaggagaaaagaaacgCAATGCCAAGAAAAGCTGGAAACCCAATCATGAACAAAAA GATCCGCTCCCTAACGGCGTCGCTCAGCACTTACACCAGCAAGCGGAAGAGGAAAGGGAAACAGGAAGGCCGAGGAGGACGAGGGCGTCCATCAGACAAGAGACCTGGTGCTACACAGATTAAAAAGAAATCCGGGAGGACCAGCAAGTGGCAGAGACGCAGACAGACTGGAAAGAGGGTGCATCATCAGGActga